The Xiphophorus couchianus chromosome 18, X_couchianus-1.0, whole genome shotgun sequence DNA window GGTCTTTAACTAGGACCCTCAACCTAGAAACCCCTGGTTCcctttttctcttcagtttgaGACTGAAACTCGAACAATTCTGGAGGGACTCTTTCCCATCcgttgttttctctttttttattaattattattttatttatattaattttccCCGTGGGATTTTAATCCAACGTTTCCTCTTAACACCGTCAATCTCTATTCCCCAGGGTGAAAGGTTTATCGGATCCTTTACTGTTTTAGATTTAATCATTTGGaatttgctaaattaaatttattagcCTGAGTGAGTATCCCACCAGATAACAGTGGTTTTGAGTTCGTTGATCCCAGCGCTGGAGCCGTGGAGCCGACCAACAGCCCTCCTCTCTTAAATCGAGCTTTGAGGCTGGAGTTTAGTCCAGGTTGGCCAAACGCTGTTCATCGACATCCTCGGATGTCCAGTCGAGGGATCCGGGTCACGGCACCAGACTATcgtggaaaaaaactatttccaagcactgttcaggtaaaatcactcaatccggtttattcatatattgtgcacaatacagagacaATCAGTAacgaagcaggtctggatgaaaagctgccaggcagagaaacacatgagttttatagaAAGGGATCCTAAGCATGGaaacagactggttcccatgcagctttgaaaaacaacgtccaaccttgAACATGTAACCAAAATagtttaacttggtgggaatatactggaacttagaataaacatatagcaatacaactagcaggtgtgaccttactttaatttttccactacgttgtgtcatttttgtggatttttgacgtcatagtttagcatgtgtcatttttccaTGAATTAGAGTTCCTCAAATCTCAAATTTGAAGACTGTATAACCAAAATAACagattataaataataaatatttttatcgtttctctatttattcaataatttagaagGAGAAAGGATTTTCTGAATTGAAATTGTTGCTTATTTAGTTGatataatttgattaaaatgcgaCCTCTCCTAGCCGTGACACCGGGAAGCAGAAGATGCTCAGGGAACCCGAACCTTTACCCGAACCCTGATCTAACGCTAACCCTTCACCTGCAGTAAACTCAGCGCTCGTTTCGTCTTCGCCAGGTGCCGATGATCAGTGGGCGGGGCTTGGCTCACACCGGAGGAACTCTGGATAAACTGGAATCCATTCCAGGATTCAGCGTCCAACAATCAGCCGACCAGGTGAAGGAGAACCAGACTATTCCTCCAGAtgtggaaacaggaagtgaccaaCCAGGTGTTTCCTGTCTGCAGATCCGGACCATCCTGGCCACCGTGGGCTGCTGCATCGTGGGTCAGACGGAGATGCTGGTTCCGGCTGATCGGGTTCTGTACGCTCTGAGGGACGCTACCAGCACCGTGGACAGCCTCCCACTCATTACTGGTACTGAACTGGGATCAGTGGGATGGCTGGGATTGGGGCATACATGTGAACGAGCCGCTGTTGGGTTTTTCAGGTTCCATCATCTCAAAGAAAGGAGCCGAGTCTCTGTCCGCTCTGGTGCTGGACGTGAAGTTCGGACGCGCGGCGCTGTACAAAGACCTGCAGAGTGCCAAGCAGCTCGCTCAGCTCTTAGTGAGTCCAGTTCCAAGATGGCCGCTTAgcagtttatgttaaaaaaaaaaaacagctaaactaCAGCGTTGGAGAAACACAATCTAATTTTTGGTTTGTGAAGATTCAATTTTTGGAagaatctgaaatatttccatagttcagagtgatgtcagcgcGCCAagggcagccatcttgtttcacagcttctgtttattGGGACTTTAAATTTAGATCAACTCTACGACAGAATATTAAAGCCAAgatacaattttttatttttttaaattctgaggATAAATTCATGGTAATACAGCCGTACTAATACGAggataaagtcaaaataatattaaagtgttaatattaccagaatgaAGTTATGATATcaagagaataaataatttaatcagaATTCCTACATGAAAATTAACgtaaaatgtgagaaatgttGAGCTTTTATGAAATTTAACATCGGTTTTAGAGACGAGGTAATACTTCAaatttgaatacataaaataattttcagcaGATGGAGTTTGAGCCAACAACTAAACAAATACCGTAAATATCAGCAGGGACTGAACTGCTCACGTTAAATCTCAATATTTATTAACgttttcattaaaatgactttctCGTAATTTAAAGATGCTGTTCTGGAAAAACTGCATCTTTATTCTGTTATTATTATGACTATTTAATCGTAATTAAACAAGAATTATCTATTGTACAACTCAAAaaccactttttgaaaatattttccttcatttgctattttttggaaaagaaatcaagtgaaacattttgtttttaaatctattaaaattttatgtgttgtagattttatttctaagcGTTTTCGCCCAGCTCTAGTAAAGCCTTGATGTTTCTCTCAGATGGAAGCAGGCAGCAGCCTGGGCATCCGAACGGGCGCCGTGCTGAGCCGCATGGACGGGACGATCGGCCGATGTGTGGGAAACAGCCTGGAGGTGATCGAATCCCTGGAGACGCTCAAGGGAAATGGACCCGACGACCTGATGGAGCTGGTCACGACACTCGGTAACAACAAGAACCTTTTTGGTACCAATTAGACCCACAATGGTTTATAGATCAAACCAAGCATCTACTGAAAGCTAAATCTGCGTTTAGGGAATGAAATCACTGCCAAACAGGAAGCCACAGCAGAGTCTGAAATACTCTGAACAAACCGTAGAAACGGGGTTGGAGTTCCACCTGGAGGCGTCCTCCGCCTGCCTGCTTTTCATCCCAACCAAACTTTCAGCTTCACAACCAACAGTTAAAGTCAACGTCCATTATCTACTCACAGTCTTGCTACCAAAATAACATTTGGCATCAAGAGCCCCGTCAGAGTTGCTTTGGTTTGATGGAGGTCAAAATCTCCATCAAACGTCACATTCATAAGAGTCAACTGTCCGATAACAACAAATGGAAATGGGGTGAAATACGTTGCCAAAAAATAATATAAGAAATTTTAACTACATGTGacatttgagtatttttatacACTAACCAAACGGATCaacatgaaaaagacaaaaaaacagtcCAACAACAAGGAGCTACAACAATTaaccacaaaacatttttctggttAATTGTTGTAGCTTCTTGATATTCTGTTAATttacattaagaaaataaaactcaccGTTCGCTGAAATCCACCAAACCTCTTCAAGGTCGACATCATCCTGAAATCAACAGTTAAAACTTAGCTGGTCTCAATCCATAAgattcttattattattttaattttgagttGCTTTCAATAAACgtttatattataaataaaactaattgattaatttatttaataatatgcTTCTTATTCATCTAATTAATGCTAAAAATGTTCTGCACTAATTAAGCGTAAACAGCTAAGCATATTTCTGCTCCTTCTCAAAACTGAACAGCAACGTATTTAACACTTACAgacagaaaattaataaaagtaattCAGATTGATTTTACCAGaacaagcagcagcagtttggtAATAAAAGTTTCCACAACAATATTTACTGGTAATAAATGACAACAGATGATCTGCATCAACACAAACCCTTCACATTACAACAACCATATAAACTGAAAAGGGAAGAATCCATTACAAAAGTCTTCCAAAcacataaagaaatgtaatattttgctAAGACATTTAATTCAAAAGGATTAATGAATGGGCtaataatagattaataaacAACAGGATGAggatcaatattttaatatattaacattctttaattttccatacttatttaaattaataaatatatttaatatttaaattaacttcTGCATGTTTCCAGGCGGCaaagtaataatttattcaaCATAAACTCTAGAAGGAATGTAGTTAATCATTAACCAGTGAAGCAAGAACTAAGAAAACCAGCAGTAAAGCCTTAACCTAGTGTTGTATTTTACTaggttttgaaaatatgaaCCATTTCTATcacacatttttgtcaaaactgAACTAACCGATAATTTTCTTGTAGTATATTAAAACCAGCTAAAATGGGCTGAAAAACTTTAACTGTCGCCAATTAGCTTAGTGCCTCGGTCGCTGCACAGCTAATTATCTACATTTTGGAATTTTAATATCGTCTCAATAGGAATTTAATTGACAAACACGGCTAAATGTAGCgggaaaaaaagcatatatTAATGTTTACCGTCGTTTGGAAGCGTTGAAAGGAGTTGGCATTTATTAAACTCCGACGTTGCAGTGGTTCGCTGGGCTAATGTTAGCCTCATTAGCATCTGGTGCGCAAACAGCTCAATGAGGAGTTCAGGAAAACTGGGAAATCAAAGCGTTTACATTTGGATTGGTGTTTTTCAGGCATTTTGATTCTACAGTTTAAATAATCCACCACAATGGTCTTTGTTAACAGTGTCCAAGACTTTATGAAGATCATGTCGTTTTTACTAAGACTGTGGCTGCTGCTTTTTGCACTTACTTTCAGTCCATTAGCAGGCAAAAACTGCTTATTCTGCCATCCCAAACTACTCAGCAAAGATTAGACTTGTTTTGACTTAATAACTCCTTGGGAGTCAAGTTGTTTGgtgttaaaattaatattaaaagcTGCTAAATGGTAGAATTTGACCGAGAACGCATCACTATTGATTCCGGCAGGTGGAATGCTGCTGGAGATGACGAACCTGGCACCGGGCCTATCAGAGGGCAGAAAGCAGATTTACGACGCTGTGATTGGTGGAGCTGCCTTGTCTAAATTCGAGGCCATGATGACGGCTCAGGGCGTGGCCAATCAGACGGCCCGGACGCTTTGCTCCACCCACACAGATTACTACAGCGTCCTGAGGAAATCAGACCATCAACTGGAACTTAAGACTCCTACAGATGGTAAAGTTTAAACATGATGAATAAtgattctgactttaattttctgagattaaatgtcaaaaatctgagagaaaaaaaaatcgtaATTTTGAGAAAAGGTCCTAATTTTTCTcccctcagaattctgactttaatctttaGAGCTCAAAAAGTAaacattctgagaaaaagtaaaaattttgagaaaaaaaatcttatttctgaaaaaaagtcataaatctgaggggaaaaaaaaaacaaattgctgagtttaatcttctgagaaaaaaatctcagaataatgagattaaagtcagaattattttttcttgtggCCATAATATTCTTCTGCTGATTACTGATTATAAACTGGTTAAAAAATAGAGGATCCGCTTGTATTTAAAGCTGTTTTGAACTGTTAGTGAATGGATAACAGCAGTACACTAATTTCCTCTGTTCCTTGAACTCCTCATACAGCACACCTCACATGTTCACTCTATCTTACACCCCGTTGTCTTCATCCAGGAGTAGTTGTCGGTGTGGATGGTTTGGTTCTGGCTCAGGTTCTGCAGAAATTGGGGGCGGGGCGATCGAAGGCAGGGGAGCCAATCAATCACAGCGTGGGGGCGGAGCTTCTGGTGTCTCCCGGTCAGACTGTACAAAAAGGTGAGACTGATGAAAGCTTGTTACCTGGTTTTTACCTGAttaatttgtcctttttgttgttgttccagGTGCCTCCTGGTTGCGGATTCATTATGAGGATCCAGCTCCGGGTCCAGATCAGATCAACGTGCTGCAGAAAGCTCTGACTGTaggaaaaaacaataacagcGAAGCAGAACATGTGTGCACTTTAGTAGCAGAAATACTGCCGCCTCACCGTGAGATTATGTCACACTGATCCACACTGTATGGTTTCTGTTACAGTCCTAACAAAAAGTAGCAAATCTTCAAATCAAAAAGCAGTTTCTGCATATCTTTCCATCTACCCATTAAACTTCCACCTTTTTAGGTaataacttttacattttgttaaacttAAGAGATGCATATACTTTTTCAGTGTGCCGGGATTATAACATAATTAAATTGAAGACAGTACAGTACTTTTGTTAGTTTACCACCAAAACAGTAATTCAAGGACTTTACAAAAGAACATTCAAagataattgcaaaataaaaacaattctaaGTGTATTAAATGgaagataaataaagaaagcTAAGTttcaaaatcattattttagtGACAAACCTTTCCTTTCTAGTAAATCAATATACGTCTCTTCAGAACATTGTATGTTTGGGTTctcggcgccctctgctggacagTTAGAAAATACGCAGCATGCTGTGaaacgtaaaaataaaataatttcaactaTTTTCAATAAACTGACCGACGTCCCAGACAGATTGCCTCTAATTTTAAACAGCAATCAGTAGCATAACAGTGCACGAAACAAATTAATGACAACAAATATTGGAGGAAAATGTTAAGCGACAACACGcataatcttatttttaaattaagaatcTTTTTATGTGCATCAGCGTAAAAGGCGCACAATTTATCAAGGAGATGGTGAATAGTATATACACTAAGACGTAAAGcgggaaaaaaaattttaaaaagtagcgtctccccgtcggggaatcgaaccccggtctcccgcgtgacaggcggggatactcaccactatactaacgaggaagTAGCGATTAATGACGCCAGTACACTTTATAAAGTTCAAATTACTCCGTTATGGTCGTGACGTTTTCTCGGCTCATGTTGGTTGGATCGCTTCCCGGTCACTGTTGGATCTTTTCAAAACTGAAAGAGATGCACCGGTATATTGTGAATGTATTTGagaattaatttaacattatgttttaataaaaatacaaaataaaaccttcagaATTTCTCAGTCCCACAGAAACAAATCTGTcccataaaatttttttttaaataccaggGTCTTAAAGTAAAGTGAATCTGTGTcctagaaaaaaacccaaatgagATCCATTACAAAGACAagaaatttaagtttattaaaaatgtctcctATTGAAGCACAGAAAAGCAACTTTCAATATCAAACAAttcaattatctttatttataaaatccCACAAATAAACAGAGGTACATAAGAGGATAAAGTCATTATTCAGTTAGCAAACGAACACAACCCAGTCCTGCTGTGCTTGGTTGCCGTGACAACAGTGATCACAGCAGAGTAAGGTACGGAGGAGCTTAAAGGTCAGTGGACAACGGAGTTGAGCGGCTCGGCTCTGATGTTTCCCAGATCCAGGGTGGAGTCCGTCTCCTCGTCGATCTCTCCGATGACGGCTCTGAAACACAACAAACCCATGAGCTtcgaccagaggatacttagcaaccagtttaaccagtaacCAGAACAACCCTGAACAGGAGCACCCAGCTCACATACTTTAGATCatcagattctttttcttcttttggtttattttgtttgtatttccttttaaatcctgtaaagcactttgtattgccttgttgctgaaaatgtgctatataaataaaattacctttaccctGGAGTTCGCTGTGGAGAACCTCAGAGCTCAGTGCTTGGCGCAGTCCagttaaaacaagacatttaaacaaaatgcataaaaacacaaacccatTCCCCTCCTCACTGTCTGACATACTATCAGGTAAACAACAAATTACAATAGAGCTTGAATTATTACTTAATATTCAGCAACAATGACTCATGAATATATAGTTAATCACATTAAAGACGTGTGAAATAAAAGCCTTGATGATTTAAGTCTCTGCTTTTAAACCAAGAGTCTGCAGAGGTTGGTTGATAGCATTCTAGCAGGCCAAGAggtagttttaaattttaaggaTGTTTTCCGATAAAATTGGTTCGATAAgtgaccaaaatgaaaacattttttatattttcagctgctgtggttccctttctctctgctcgGAGTCAAACCAGCCAAAACCTGCTCCCCTTTCTCCAGctgattttctcattttgaaagcgaattttagactttttagcTAATATGACTTGACTGATTAATAGGCAGGAAACAAACAACTCACACATTGTCTCCTCTGACGATATAGAGTCCCAGCACCACCTGCTCCACCCCCTGAGTGGAGCTGAAAACTCGCTCATGACTCTCGTCCAGGATCAGATTGATGGTTTGATCGAAGCCCTTCAGAGTTCCCTGAACAAATAATCaggtcacattttaaaaagtacagtcAGTTATTGAAAATTGTACTTTTCTCCAGATATAAAACACAGATTTGATTTGAAGTCGACTGTAAAAGAGCTGTTCAGCAAAACTAACATGTTttctgataaaatataaaatattaatctttCATGCCCCACTTAGCGTCAATTAGTGTTGAACAGTatcaagaaaaaatatattccttAAAATTGTGAGGATGAAATCTGATTATAATTAACTATTataattaactgattaatccATCAGTTCTTAATGTCCTCCAGCTAAAATGCGTTTACTCACCACAATCATCCTGCCATCTGATGTGACAATGGCCACGGTGcctgaagcagcagcagttaaagaaacaaacatctgcCGCTTCATACAGTCACAacagagacatttaaaatgctgaTGTTATTCTGAAGTTTTCAAATTAAgtttctaaaacacaaaaatcttccTTCTGCACCATTTCAACAGGTAAATTAATTTCAATGAGAAGTCAAAGACATCCAGCGGTTTCTGCAGAACTGCCACTATGATGTAATAATTAGTAATAGTAGGaataacaaatgtgttttcatttggtGCAAgtagaaaattataattaacaCAATAAATGCTTAGAAACATGTCgctgtgtaattaatctatgagtgtaactgaaataataaacttttctataatattctaattcattGAATACAACTGTATTACTGTGGctacaaggaaaaacacattgCATAGATCTTCTGTTCTCACTTACTATGAAGATACAATTATAAAGCTAAAAGACGTATTTTATTATTCTGGCTTTCTAATCCAgatgaaacctttttttaaaaaaaaaaaaagaccaaatgtTAATTCATTATTAACTAATCTTAAAACTAACAATTTCCGTATCtagatatttttataaaataatgtttataacATTGGCTTCCGAAGACCAGCAAACGAGTTCTCAGATTTTCCTATATTAACATTTCTCTCAATTTTTGTCTCACTGTTGCGGACActccttcaaataaagaaaataaaccaaatattcCTCGCTAAGGTTAGCGTGTTAAGCTAACTAGCAtgtcttcattctttttaacgCGGAGTTTGCCTGTTAGCTGGCTAGGCTAACTAGCATTTCTCTATTCATTTAAACGGACATTGATTAGCAGGTTAGCGAGCTAACAGCAGCAGGGATACGGTTGATGTAACTCTCCAAGGCGGTGGACATCCTTAGTCCGGAGCTCGGGGTTTATTTCTCCAGCAGATAAATTAGTAGAAAGAAATTTCTCCCCGTTTTCGTTAATTATCCACGTTCAAAAGCAGCCGTGGGAGGTAACGGCAACAAACCGGAGAAAAGTCCAGACTAGTCTCCCACCGATTCACCGAGCAGGTCAGGCAGAAGAGGAGAGCGCCGAGTGAAGAAGTTACATCCGGTTTGGTTTaacgtaaataaataaattaaattaaaataaattagtccACCTTACCGTTTTCTGATAAAGTACTAAAATGCTTTAATACCCATTCATGTTCTTGGATAGAAAATAACTGGCCACACTacgaataaaaataaaaattttaaatgtcattaaagTTACAAGATGGTGACCGGAAATCacattttgttcaatttaaGCAAACAACACATAGTATAGACTAATGATTAACTCCATAGgccatatttagtttttcttagtGTTAATGAGAactcaagaaaaatattttatgataatTATTTAAGATCTTAACTATTTGTTTGGAAGGGTTGCCAACTTATCCTTACCAAAAATAGTGAATAAACAGTGCAAGATATATTAAATTGATTTGaaacaatgtttgaaaaagtGACATAATTTAACGAACATAAAGAACTTACATGTAAGCTGACAAGTGTATATATAGAGTTCTGTTTTATTGCAATTAAAGGGTCCTAGTATGTATGAAGGGTTACCGAAGGTGCTACCTCTCTGATCCAGATGCTTAGGTCTGCCAATCAGCTTCTGCGAAAATCCTTAAAACCAGAGTTGACGAAGCCGATACCtttaaaaatggcaaacatCAGCAGATACAGATATATCATCACATATTTTAACATTGTATTCCTGACAAAGGAGCTAAAGTTGATGGGAACAAACCTGTCTGTGTGGgcaataatgtgaaaaaaatggatttcagTAGGTTTTCATCTTTATTGTTGCTCAGTAGTAGTCCATACAAAGGGGGGGGGAGGGTGGAGTAGATCAGTGGAGCCCGACAGGACCAGGACAAACACCAGGAACGTCATGCTACCAAAGTAttaaatttgtacaaaaatactttacaacATCCCTGttcctttaaagaaaaagaaaaatacagtttggttggttggtgaagctacatggaATCTAATCTGACCCACTATTTTAAATGGCAGTGCAGTGCAcgtgtgtatatatgtgtgtgtgtctgtgtgcacaTGTTTTGCTGAGGTTAATCACCAGAGTGCAAATCCCTGCAatattacacacacatacacacaaatacaaacgCACACTCTAACATACGCACACACGTTTTATTTACATACACGCAAGCACAGTGTGTATGGCTTTGGACCTCACTGTCAAACCTTCTGAAGCCACGCCCCTCAGCTCTGTGGCTGTTCTCATTGGTCAAGAAGTTTGTGTTGACTGAGCGCTAAAATGTTGCCTTTAGCTAATGTTTTGTTCATATGGTAGCCTGGTTTGTTTGCCATGCTTGCATATATTGATACTAGCCACGTTTTACCTCCCAATTGTACATGAACATTCAGGATAACTTGGCCTCAACTACAAAGCTGGTTTCACAAATCCAAGACAATCCCGTCCACAGAGCTAAAGCTACAAAtgttataagaaaaaaacaaagtatggTGCTAAATTATGGGTCAAATCATTGTAAGTTGGCTGCAGAACCATTGTTTCAGCTGTCTAAGGAAGTAAAACTGATGAATGTGAAGGATGttgacacatttttaacttGGATTCTCCTCTCAAATGTAACTTCTATGCAGTAGAAGTTAtctttgtataaataaaacaacgTGGTAAGAAGTGAGGAGGGTTTGACTAATCCTGCTTTGTGGCGTAGGCCAAGATTTGGTACTATCATTGCTCTCATTCTTAGAACATCATTTTTAGGGCTGACCCTACGGGTGCCTTCCAAAGTCAAGGATATCCCAAGGATGCTATGTTTATCTTTATCATCGTTGTACTTCTTTACTTCCTTCTACCTATTCATCTATCCATCTGGCTTGTTGTGCAACAGCATCAGGAATATCCCCAAATGTCCAGCTCAACTGTAGAAATTCTGAGATATTCGCATGTCTTTTGTTAGATGAAATCTCTCCACA harbors:
- the tymp gene encoding thymidine phosphorylase isoform X1 gives rise to the protein MISGRGLAHTGGTLDKLESIPGFSVQQSADQIRTILATVGCCIVGQTEMLVPADRVLYALRDATSTVDSLPLITGSIISKKGAESLSALVLDVKFGRAALYKDLQSAKQLAQLLMEAGSSLGIRTGAVLSRMDGTIGRCVGNSLEVIESLETLKGNGPDDLMELVTTLGGMLLEMTNLAPGLSEGRKQIYDAVIGGAALSKFEAMMTAQGVANQTARTLCSTHTDYYSVLRKSDHQLELKTPTDGVVVGVDGLVLAQVLQKLGAGRSKAGEPINHSVGAELLVSPGQTVQKGASWLRIHYEDPAPGPDQINVLQKALTVGKNNNSEAEHVCTLVAEILPPHREIMSH
- the lsm8 gene encoding LSM8 homolog, U6 small nuclear RNA associated — its product is MSTALESYINRTVAIVTSDGRMIVGTLKGFDQTINLILDESHERVFSSTQGVEQVVLGLYIVRGDNVAVIGEIDEETDSTLDLGNIRAEPLNSVVH
- the tymp gene encoding thymidine phosphorylase isoform X2, with protein sequence MISGRGLAHTGGTLDKLESIPGFSVQQSADQIRTILATVGCCIVGQTEMLVPADRVLYALRDATSTVDSLPLITGSIISKKGAESLSALVLDVKFGRAALYKDLQSAKQLAQLLMEAGSSLGIRTGAVLSRMDGTIGRCVGNSLEVIESLETLKGNGPDDLMELVTTLGVVVGVDGLVLAQVLQKLGAGRSKAGEPINHSVGAELLVSPGQTVQKGASWLRIHYEDPAPGPDQINVLQKALTVGKNNNSEAEHVCTLVAEILPPHREIMSH